In Tribolium castaneum strain GA2 chromosome 4, icTriCast1.1, whole genome shotgun sequence, one DNA window encodes the following:
- the Crag gene encoding DENN domain-containing protein Crag isoform X3: MDEKRVADYFVVAGLPDDPEPLDETTLSEGGNLKASHGQAPITDISVIFPGLGEKPPPGWCVVMKTPSGLVADLNHGSLRTNECHLCYKRGRDKPPLVDIGVMYDGKEWLMPDAEVVKESVGKHIANVNNSTSQTFITYRRGHPTMPCNALVVTDVCVVIASKGESPPHAFCCINKNLNKGIVGSDVFLCYKKSMNRAKLLTYKPSVLSRYPMSDLPNFPFPNSVPLFCLPMGATLELWPKEATRPKPVFSTFVLTVSDAKYKVYGSAVTFYEKFPLQDLSDEQRELLGYTENSDFVLNMNKSICLLSHWPFSDAFETWLLFLHNMVAGGDPQAIPVERYIVQLLDEVPFPSPRTLLELSDQNDKQTNKVIMTQPEDLPLPRSAAGFRHLLLNLGPENCLQVLLLALTEQKILIHSLRPDTLTAVAEAVSSFLFPFKWQCPYIPLCPLGLVEVLHAPLPFLIGVDSRFFDLYDPPPDVSCIDLDTNIITVAESQRQLLNIKLLPKKPAKSLKSALDYLYYQIRNNSSNVEGSSGDNIESEFRKKEKEQAQELEIQEAFLRFMALTLKGYRSYLLPITRAPTVGTTDPQALFQLTDFLKSRDKTHHRFFTLMMRTQMFIRFIEERSFVADGDQGLAFFDECSEKLSYEEGDIRLIEPDALHKSDRTIFVLPPEPNSDNPHVYTNFTLDPGLLSGKKRNHLPSLYQAVIPGSPMARRTKHEIKSAQKLARKCQSSPDLWARLLCGTCHTLYFMVLPSMLSLNAGKEKAILQQAYELLVRATQQRLACDEVCYRLMMQLCGEHSRPLLAVKLLVIMKKFGIQPNALTYGLYNRCVLEAEWPAYSGSSQLLWNKLRNVVMGAAHFRWAAKQKARKLSASTEGGSSLLEPGDRTASRSSLDSHEAVQTENSLLNKFRKAAANIVKGSLNGSAQSVKDVVEEEVVESQPEEPETKLNNHFTPPGSPSECRILSRSESAGDANIIDKLQQNKKNCSRTLDFNGEEESGKQSPGKVSPRTLVTQNDPLGAFDQAPPPKTSITPPPEPVQSNQNLLLTDDPVLFKSTVHRSATFEGSPPAQSKIHRSETVPAATVASSLASLGSSFKLGFSRYSPSRLSLRKADLKVPQQLFENAINNLSSIKSAANTMVKKLDEIKEAMSTSAHNTPVKTAQTDRLAAGDADIAECESNDGSDGGERHRRVSAELGSYRGSYTNLKDSDEPLPESLFPPPSEEKQDCELEITMNSCSQCHNCLSLLYDEDIMANWFAEDSNLNTNCQSCGKPTVPLLTTMITGKNIPPCDAFSVPYLNPLVLRKELENILTQEGDLSLADAKFVDEHPIIYWNLVWAFERINVQTHLPNLYLKTRTEETSEKKDKSENSSEEVGVMQPVEEGTDPLTQELAALADKEEGQQLAAQVCVRCLWDDPRLYSERPPMYTFWRLRDASQINKNIVTKSFMQKVIVSIRLNDLAEPLKNLASERESHGPHQGKNRISIYRDILFLACKALGRSHIDLNAFDKQYSAAYYRATERNNRQFEPQDKPLSTIALYCRQYFRPLSLP, translated from the exons ATGGACGAGAAGCGAGTTGCCGATTATTTTGTGGTGGCGGGACTGCCTGACGACCCTGAGCCCTTGGACGAGACAACTCTGTCCGAAGGGGGCAACCTCAAGGCGAGCCATGGCCAGGCCCCCATTACCGACATTAGCGTCATTTTCCCCGGTTTGGGCGAAAAGCCACCCCCGGGGTGGTGCGTCGTTATGAAGACACCATCAGGGCTTGTGGCTGATCTCAATCATGGTAGTTTAAGGACGAATGAGTGCCACTTGTGTTACAAGAGGGGTCGCGACAAGCCCCCTTTAGTCGACATTG GTGTGATGTATGACGGCAAAGAATGGCTCATGCCGGACGCTGAGGTCGTCAAAGAAAGCGTTGGCAAACACATAGCCAACGTGAACAATTCGACGTCCCAAACGTTCATCACGTACAGAAGGGGACACCCGACCATGCCTTGCAATGCTCTTGTGGTGACTGATGTTTGTGTTGTGATTGCTAGTAAAGGTGAATCTCCACCGCACGCGTTTTGTTGCATcaacaaaaacttaaataaggGAATCGTGGGCAGCGACGTGTTcctttgttacaaaaaatcgaTGAACAGAGCCAAGCTGTTGACTTACAAACCTTCCGTCTTGTCCAG GTACCCCATGTCCGACCTCCCAAACTTTCCGTTTCCAAATTCCgtgcctttattttgtctcCCAATGGGTGCAACGTTGGAACTGTGGCCAAAAGAAGCGACCCGACCAAAGCCAGTATTTAGCACTTTCGTTCTAACAGTATCTGATGCAAAATACAAAGTTTACGGCTCTGCTGTGACATTTTACGAGAAATTTCCACTTCAAGACCTCAGCGACGAGCAGAGGGAACTTTTAGGCTACACCGAAAATTccgattttgttttaaatatgaaCAAAAGTATCTGTCTTTTGTCGCACTGGCCGTTTAGCGATGCTTTTGAGACGTGGCTTTTGTTTTTACAC AACATGGTGGCTGGTGGGGACCCCCAAGCGATCCCTGTGGAGCGCTACATCGTCCAGTTGTTGGACGAAGTCCCGTTTCCATCACCGCGAACTCTACTCGAACTTTCAGATCAAAATGACAAGCAGACAAATAAAGTGATAATGACGCAACCGGAAGATTTGCCTTTGCCACGAAGTGCGGCCGGTTTCAGACACCTCTTGCTTAATCTAGGTCCGGAGAATTGCCTCCAAGTCCTACTTTTAGCACTgactgaacaaaaaattctcataCACTCCCTCCGACCCGACACACTAACGGCAGTAGCTGAGGCCGTCTCGTCCTTTCTTTTCCCCTTCAAGTGGCAGTGCCCTTACATCCCGCTCTGTCCGCTAG GGTTGGTTGAGGTGCTTCACGCCCCTTTGCCGTTTCTGATCGGGGTCGATTCGCGTTTTTTCGACTTGTATGACCCACCACCGGACGTGAGCTGTATCGATTTAGACACGAATATTATAACAGTAGCGGAGTCGCAAAGACAACTtttgaatattaaattattgccGAAGAAGCCGGCGAAAAGTTTGAAATCGGCCCTTGATTATCTCTACTACCAGATCAGGAATAACAGTTCAAATGTCGAGGGAAGTTCCGGTGATAACATCGAGAGCGAGTTTCGCAAAAAAGAGAAAGAACAAGCGCAAGAACTCGAGATTCAGGAGGCGTTTTTACGGTTCATGGCCTTGACGTTGAAGGGCTACCGCTCGTACCTTTTACCCATAACTCGGGCTCCGACTGTTGGCACCACAGACCCACAAGCTCTCTTCCAACTCACCGATTTTCTCAAAAGTCGCGACAAAACCCACCACCGATTTTTCACACTAATGATGCGAACGCAAATGTTTATTCGTTTCATCGAAGAGAGGAGTTTCGTGGCTGATGGCGATCAAGGACTCGCTTTTTTCGACGAATGCAGCGAGAAGTTGAGTTACGAAGAAGGCGACATTCGGTTAATCGAACCGGACGCGTTGCATAAAAGCGACCGGACGATTTTTGTGCTACCGCCCGAACCAAATTCCGATAACCCACACGTTTATACGAATTTTACGCTAGATCCCGGACTTTTATCCGGGAAAAAACGCAATCATTTACCGTCGCTTTACCAAGCGGTGATTCCCGGGTCGCCAATGGCTAGGAGAACCAAGCACGAGATCAAGTCGGCACAAAAACTTGCAAG GAAGTGCCAAAGTTCGCCGGATTTGTGGGCGAGACTGTTATGTGGCACTTGCCATACTTTGTATTTTATGGTTTTGCCAAGTATGTTGTCGCTGAATGCCGGCAAAGAGAAAGCCATACTTCAGCAAGCCTACGAATTGCTCGTCCGAGCTACTCAACAAAGACTAGCATGCGACGAGGTTTGTTATAGGCTGATGATGCAGCTGTGTGGCGAACACTCCAGACCGCTATTGGCTGTGAAGCTGCTAGTGATTATGAAGAAGTTTGGGATACAGCCAAACGCTCTGACTTATGG TTTGTATAACCGGTGCGTGTTGGAGGCCGAGTGGCCGGCGTACTCCGGTTCTAGTCAACTTCTTTGGAACAAGCTCCGCAATGTCGTAATGGGCGCGGCCCATTTTCGCTGGGCGGCGAAACAGAAAGCTCGTAAATTGTCGGCTTCAACCGAAGGCGGGTCTAGTTTACTTGAGCCCGGCGATCGGACGGCCTCTCGCTCCTCCCTCGACTCACACGAAGCCGTCCAGACCGAAAACAGCCTCCTGAACAAATTCCGAAAAGCCGCCGCCAACATAGTTAAAGGCAGTCTGAACGGTTCGGCACAGTCCGTCAAGGACGTGGTCGAAGAGGAAGTCGTTGAAAGCCAACCAGAAGAACCCGAAACCAAACTAAACAACCACTTCACACCACCCGGAAGTCCGTCAGAATGCCGGATTTTATCCCGATCCGAAAGCGCCGGCGATGCCAACATTATCgataaattacaacaaaacaaaaagaacTGTTCCAGAACCTTGGACTTTAACGGCGAGGAGGAATCCGGGAAACAGTCGCCCGGAAA GGTCTCTCCACGCACTCTTGTCACTCAAAACGATCCTTTGGGAGCGTTCGATCAAGCCCCACCTCCCAAAACTAGCATAACTCCGCCCCCCGAGCCGGTCCAGTCCAATCAAAATCTCCTACTTACCGACGATCCTGTTTTGTTCAAGTCAACGGTACACCGATCGGCCACGTTCGAAGGCAGCCCGCCAGCCCAAAGTAAGATACACAGATCTGAAACTGTACCAGCGGCGACAGTAGCTTCCAGCTTGGCGAGTCTCGGGTCCAGCTTTAAGCTGGGATTCAG ccGCTATTCACCATCACGCCTCTCGCTGCGCAAAGCCGATCTCAAGGTGCCCCAGCAACTGTTCGAAAACGCAATAAATAATCTCAG TTCCATAAAATCGGCCGCCAACACGATGGTGAAAAAACTGGACGAAATCAAAGAGGCCATGTCGACGTCGGCGCATAACACGCCGGTTAAAACCGCACAAACCGATCGGTTAGCGGCTGGCGATGCTGACATTGCCGAGTGCGAGTCAAACGATGGGAGTGACGGAGGGGAGAGGCACAGGAGGGTTTCGGCAGAGTTGGGGAGTTACAGGGGGAGTTACACGAACTTGAAAGACTCAGACGAGCCGTTACCCGAAAGTTTATTTCCTCCTCCCTCTGAAGAGAAGCAAG ATTGCGAATTGGAAATCACAATGAATTCGTGTTCGCAATGCCACAACTGTTTGTCTCTTCTATACGATGAAGACATCATGGCCAATTGGTTTGCCGAGGATTCAAATTTAAACACGAATTGTCAATCGTGCGGCAAACCCACCGTTCCATTGTTAACAACAATGATAACAGGGAAGAATATCCCACCTTGTGACGCGTTCAGTGTCCCTTATTTGAACCCGCTTGTGTTGCGAAAAGAATTGGAGAATATTCTGACACAAGAGGGTGACCTCAGCTTAGCCGATGCTAAGTTCGTAGACGAGCATCCAATCATTTATTGGAATCTGGTGTGGGCTTTTGAACGTATCAACGTCCAAACACATTTACCCAACCTTTATTTGAAGACACGAACGGAGGAAACTAGTGAGAAGAAAGACAAAAGTGAGAATAGTAGTGAAGAAGTTGGAGTTATGCAACCGGTGGAGGAAGGGACCGACCCTCTGACTCAAGAACTGGCGGCTTTGG CTGACAAAGAGGAGGGAC agcAATTGGCAGCGCAGGTGTGCGTTCGATGCCTGTGGGATGACCCGAGACTGTACAGCGAGCGCCCGCCAATGTACACGTTTTGGAGGTTGCGGGACGCGTCTcaaatcaataaaaacatCGTAACGAAATC GTTTATGCAGAAAGTGATCGTCAGTATTCGGCTCAACGACCTGGCGGAGCCTTTGAAGAACTTGGCGTCGGAGCGTGAGTCACACGGTCCGCATCAGGGGAAAAACCGGATTTCGATTTATCGCGACATCTTGTTTCTGGCGTGTAAAGCGCTGGGGAGGAGTCATATCGACTTGAATGCGTTTGATAAACAATACAGTGCGGCTTATTATCGTGCGACTGAAAGGAATAATAGACAGTTTGAGCCCCAAGATAAACCTCTGAGTACGATCGCGTTGTATTGCCGTCAATACTTCCGCCCACTATCTTTGCCTTGA
- the Crag gene encoding DENN domain-containing protein Crag isoform X5 encodes MDEKRVADYFVVAGLPDDPEPLDETTLSEGGNLKASHGQAPITDISVIFPGLGEKPPPGWCVVMKTPSGLVADLNHGSLRTNECHLCYKRGRDKPPLVDIGVMYDGKEWLMPDAEVVKESVGKHIANVNNSTSQTFITYRRGHPTMPCNALVVTDVCVVIASKGESPPHAFCCINKNLNKGIVGSDVFLCYKKSMNRAKLLTYKPSVLSRYPMSDLPNFPFPNSVPLFCLPMGATLELWPKEATRPKPVFSTFVLTVSDAKYKVYGSAVTFYEKFPLQDLSDEQRELLGYTENSDFVLNMNKSICLLSHWPFSDAFETWLLFLHNMVAGGDPQAIPVERYIVQLLDEVPFPSPRTLLELSDQNDKQTNKVIMTQPEDLPLPRSAAGFRHLLLNLGPENCLQVLLLALTEQKILIHSLRPDTLTAVAEAVSSFLFPFKWQCPYIPLCPLGLVEVLHAPLPFLIGVDSRFFDLYDPPPDVSCIDLDTNIITVAESQRQLLNIKLLPKKPAKSLKSALDYLYYQIRNNSSNVEGSSGDNIESEFRKKEKEQAQELEIQEAFLRFMALTLKGYRSYLLPITRAPTVGTTDPQALFQLTDFLKSRDKTHHRFFTLMMRTQMFIRFIEERSFVADGDQGLAFFDECSEKLSYEEGDIRLIEPDALHKSDRTIFVLPPEPNSDNPHVYTNFTLDPGLLSGKKRNHLPSLYQAVIPGSPMARRTKHEIKSAQKLARKCQSSPDLWARLLCGTCHTLYFMVLPSMLSLNAGKEKAILQQAYELLVRATQQRLACDEVCYRLMMQLCGEHSRPLLAVKLLVIMKKFGIQPNALTYGLYNRCVLEAEWPAYSGSSQLLWNKLRNVVMGAAHFRWAAKQKARKLSASTEGGSSLLEPGDRTASRSSLDSHEAVQTENSLLNKFRKAAANIVKGSLNGSAQSVKDVVEEEVVESQPEEPETKLNNHFTPPGSPSECRILSRSESAGDANIIDKLQQNKKNCSRTLDFNGEEESGKQSPGKVSPRTLVTQNDPLGAFDQAPPPKTSITPPPEPVQSNQNLLLTDDPVLFKSTVHRSATFEGSPPAQSKIHRSETVPAATVASSLASLGSSFKLGFSSIKSAANTMVKKLDEIKEAMSTSAHNTPVKTAQTDRLAAGDADIAECESNDGSDGGERHRRVSAELGSYRGSYTNLKDSDEPLPESLFPPPSEEKQDCELEITMNSCSQCHNCLSLLYDEDIMANWFAEDSNLNTNCQSCGKPTVPLLTTMITGKNIPPCDAFSVPYLNPLVLRKELENILTQEGDLSLADAKFVDEHPIIYWNLVWAFERINVQTHLPNLYLKTRTEETSEKKDKSENSSEEVGVMQPVEEGTDPLTQELAALADKEEGQQLAAQVCVRCLWDDPRLYSERPPMYTFWRLRDASQINKNIVTKSFMQKVIVSIRLNDLAEPLKNLASERESHGPHQGKNRISIYRDILFLACKALGRSHIDLNAFDKQYSAAYYRATERNNRQFEPQDKPLSTIALYCRQYFRPLSLP; translated from the exons ATGGACGAGAAGCGAGTTGCCGATTATTTTGTGGTGGCGGGACTGCCTGACGACCCTGAGCCCTTGGACGAGACAACTCTGTCCGAAGGGGGCAACCTCAAGGCGAGCCATGGCCAGGCCCCCATTACCGACATTAGCGTCATTTTCCCCGGTTTGGGCGAAAAGCCACCCCCGGGGTGGTGCGTCGTTATGAAGACACCATCAGGGCTTGTGGCTGATCTCAATCATGGTAGTTTAAGGACGAATGAGTGCCACTTGTGTTACAAGAGGGGTCGCGACAAGCCCCCTTTAGTCGACATTG GTGTGATGTATGACGGCAAAGAATGGCTCATGCCGGACGCTGAGGTCGTCAAAGAAAGCGTTGGCAAACACATAGCCAACGTGAACAATTCGACGTCCCAAACGTTCATCACGTACAGAAGGGGACACCCGACCATGCCTTGCAATGCTCTTGTGGTGACTGATGTTTGTGTTGTGATTGCTAGTAAAGGTGAATCTCCACCGCACGCGTTTTGTTGCATcaacaaaaacttaaataaggGAATCGTGGGCAGCGACGTGTTcctttgttacaaaaaatcgaTGAACAGAGCCAAGCTGTTGACTTACAAACCTTCCGTCTTGTCCAG GTACCCCATGTCCGACCTCCCAAACTTTCCGTTTCCAAATTCCgtgcctttattttgtctcCCAATGGGTGCAACGTTGGAACTGTGGCCAAAAGAAGCGACCCGACCAAAGCCAGTATTTAGCACTTTCGTTCTAACAGTATCTGATGCAAAATACAAAGTTTACGGCTCTGCTGTGACATTTTACGAGAAATTTCCACTTCAAGACCTCAGCGACGAGCAGAGGGAACTTTTAGGCTACACCGAAAATTccgattttgttttaaatatgaaCAAAAGTATCTGTCTTTTGTCGCACTGGCCGTTTAGCGATGCTTTTGAGACGTGGCTTTTGTTTTTACAC AACATGGTGGCTGGTGGGGACCCCCAAGCGATCCCTGTGGAGCGCTACATCGTCCAGTTGTTGGACGAAGTCCCGTTTCCATCACCGCGAACTCTACTCGAACTTTCAGATCAAAATGACAAGCAGACAAATAAAGTGATAATGACGCAACCGGAAGATTTGCCTTTGCCACGAAGTGCGGCCGGTTTCAGACACCTCTTGCTTAATCTAGGTCCGGAGAATTGCCTCCAAGTCCTACTTTTAGCACTgactgaacaaaaaattctcataCACTCCCTCCGACCCGACACACTAACGGCAGTAGCTGAGGCCGTCTCGTCCTTTCTTTTCCCCTTCAAGTGGCAGTGCCCTTACATCCCGCTCTGTCCGCTAG GGTTGGTTGAGGTGCTTCACGCCCCTTTGCCGTTTCTGATCGGGGTCGATTCGCGTTTTTTCGACTTGTATGACCCACCACCGGACGTGAGCTGTATCGATTTAGACACGAATATTATAACAGTAGCGGAGTCGCAAAGACAACTtttgaatattaaattattgccGAAGAAGCCGGCGAAAAGTTTGAAATCGGCCCTTGATTATCTCTACTACCAGATCAGGAATAACAGTTCAAATGTCGAGGGAAGTTCCGGTGATAACATCGAGAGCGAGTTTCGCAAAAAAGAGAAAGAACAAGCGCAAGAACTCGAGATTCAGGAGGCGTTTTTACGGTTCATGGCCTTGACGTTGAAGGGCTACCGCTCGTACCTTTTACCCATAACTCGGGCTCCGACTGTTGGCACCACAGACCCACAAGCTCTCTTCCAACTCACCGATTTTCTCAAAAGTCGCGACAAAACCCACCACCGATTTTTCACACTAATGATGCGAACGCAAATGTTTATTCGTTTCATCGAAGAGAGGAGTTTCGTGGCTGATGGCGATCAAGGACTCGCTTTTTTCGACGAATGCAGCGAGAAGTTGAGTTACGAAGAAGGCGACATTCGGTTAATCGAACCGGACGCGTTGCATAAAAGCGACCGGACGATTTTTGTGCTACCGCCCGAACCAAATTCCGATAACCCACACGTTTATACGAATTTTACGCTAGATCCCGGACTTTTATCCGGGAAAAAACGCAATCATTTACCGTCGCTTTACCAAGCGGTGATTCCCGGGTCGCCAATGGCTAGGAGAACCAAGCACGAGATCAAGTCGGCACAAAAACTTGCAAG GAAGTGCCAAAGTTCGCCGGATTTGTGGGCGAGACTGTTATGTGGCACTTGCCATACTTTGTATTTTATGGTTTTGCCAAGTATGTTGTCGCTGAATGCCGGCAAAGAGAAAGCCATACTTCAGCAAGCCTACGAATTGCTCGTCCGAGCTACTCAACAAAGACTAGCATGCGACGAGGTTTGTTATAGGCTGATGATGCAGCTGTGTGGCGAACACTCCAGACCGCTATTGGCTGTGAAGCTGCTAGTGATTATGAAGAAGTTTGGGATACAGCCAAACGCTCTGACTTATGG TTTGTATAACCGGTGCGTGTTGGAGGCCGAGTGGCCGGCGTACTCCGGTTCTAGTCAACTTCTTTGGAACAAGCTCCGCAATGTCGTAATGGGCGCGGCCCATTTTCGCTGGGCGGCGAAACAGAAAGCTCGTAAATTGTCGGCTTCAACCGAAGGCGGGTCTAGTTTACTTGAGCCCGGCGATCGGACGGCCTCTCGCTCCTCCCTCGACTCACACGAAGCCGTCCAGACCGAAAACAGCCTCCTGAACAAATTCCGAAAAGCCGCCGCCAACATAGTTAAAGGCAGTCTGAACGGTTCGGCACAGTCCGTCAAGGACGTGGTCGAAGAGGAAGTCGTTGAAAGCCAACCAGAAGAACCCGAAACCAAACTAAACAACCACTTCACACCACCCGGAAGTCCGTCAGAATGCCGGATTTTATCCCGATCCGAAAGCGCCGGCGATGCCAACATTATCgataaattacaacaaaacaaaaagaacTGTTCCAGAACCTTGGACTTTAACGGCGAGGAGGAATCCGGGAAACAGTCGCCCGGAAA GGTCTCTCCACGCACTCTTGTCACTCAAAACGATCCTTTGGGAGCGTTCGATCAAGCCCCACCTCCCAAAACTAGCATAACTCCGCCCCCCGAGCCGGTCCAGTCCAATCAAAATCTCCTACTTACCGACGATCCTGTTTTGTTCAAGTCAACGGTACACCGATCGGCCACGTTCGAAGGCAGCCCGCCAGCCCAAAGTAAGATACACAGATCTGAAACTGTACCAGCGGCGACAGTAGCTTCCAGCTTGGCGAGTCTCGGGTCCAGCTTTAAGCTGGGATTCAG TTCCATAAAATCGGCCGCCAACACGATGGTGAAAAAACTGGACGAAATCAAAGAGGCCATGTCGACGTCGGCGCATAACACGCCGGTTAAAACCGCACAAACCGATCGGTTAGCGGCTGGCGATGCTGACATTGCCGAGTGCGAGTCAAACGATGGGAGTGACGGAGGGGAGAGGCACAGGAGGGTTTCGGCAGAGTTGGGGAGTTACAGGGGGAGTTACACGAACTTGAAAGACTCAGACGAGCCGTTACCCGAAAGTTTATTTCCTCCTCCCTCTGAAGAGAAGCAAG ATTGCGAATTGGAAATCACAATGAATTCGTGTTCGCAATGCCACAACTGTTTGTCTCTTCTATACGATGAAGACATCATGGCCAATTGGTTTGCCGAGGATTCAAATTTAAACACGAATTGTCAATCGTGCGGCAAACCCACCGTTCCATTGTTAACAACAATGATAACAGGGAAGAATATCCCACCTTGTGACGCGTTCAGTGTCCCTTATTTGAACCCGCTTGTGTTGCGAAAAGAATTGGAGAATATTCTGACACAAGAGGGTGACCTCAGCTTAGCCGATGCTAAGTTCGTAGACGAGCATCCAATCATTTATTGGAATCTGGTGTGGGCTTTTGAACGTATCAACGTCCAAACACATTTACCCAACCTTTATTTGAAGACACGAACGGAGGAAACTAGTGAGAAGAAAGACAAAAGTGAGAATAGTAGTGAAGAAGTTGGAGTTATGCAACCGGTGGAGGAAGGGACCGACCCTCTGACTCAAGAACTGGCGGCTTTGG CTGACAAAGAGGAGGGAC agcAATTGGCAGCGCAGGTGTGCGTTCGATGCCTGTGGGATGACCCGAGACTGTACAGCGAGCGCCCGCCAATGTACACGTTTTGGAGGTTGCGGGACGCGTCTcaaatcaataaaaacatCGTAACGAAATC GTTTATGCAGAAAGTGATCGTCAGTATTCGGCTCAACGACCTGGCGGAGCCTTTGAAGAACTTGGCGTCGGAGCGTGAGTCACACGGTCCGCATCAGGGGAAAAACCGGATTTCGATTTATCGCGACATCTTGTTTCTGGCGTGTAAAGCGCTGGGGAGGAGTCATATCGACTTGAATGCGTTTGATAAACAATACAGTGCGGCTTATTATCGTGCGACTGAAAGGAATAATAGACAGTTTGAGCCCCAAGATAAACCTCTGAGTACGATCGCGTTGTATTGCCGTCAATACTTCCGCCCACTATCTTTGCCTTGA